The Eleginops maclovinus isolate JMC-PN-2008 ecotype Puerto Natales chromosome 6, JC_Emac_rtc_rv5, whole genome shotgun sequence DNA segment TATGAAAGGGAGCGTTCACTTGAAAAGTGGACATTTGGCTGCTGCTACTGTTTTTCCAACTCATCCATCTCAACTGTCCTGTCCTGTCTGATAGAATCTACTGTGTCTCTGTttggatgcacacacacaaacacacacacatcacctgcAGTGGAAAATGTTACTTATGTATGTAAATCCTGCATACAGCGTGTGGTCAGTACCTTGCAGCAAGGGGAAACTCTTTTAAGTCTGTTTATGATTGCCATTAATTAACAGGAGCAAAGTTTCGCTGATTAATCAACACATTAGGGGGGAAAAATTGTGTCACTTGAAACGGTGTCAATGGGATGATGGTGCCCTAATTAATGGTCATTCTAGCCCCAGCTTTGAGTTACACAGGAGGTGCCTGTCAAACAAATAACCCTCTTCACCTGCCTCAGTCTCATCAATGTATGTAGCTGCTCGAGCTTGCAAAGCGGATTTACCAACATAATGCGTAAGGACTATTTGAATAGCGTTTGAGTAATAAcgtttatttaaagaaattgccgttgaatttttatttatttttgagattTTGAAAACTTTCCACAGGATGGCCAATTCCAACGGGAAAGCTGAAAAAGTTTCCAAATTTGAGACGTTAAGACTTTTGGAGAAATgcagaaaggaaagagatgatGCCATGCAGAGAGAAGGTGTTCTCAGGGAGAAACTGAGACAGAATGAGTCGAGGATGCGTTCAACTGAGGCTCTGAAACAGAAGATGAAGACCTTGGCTGTTGAAAACAAGGAGCTGAGGAAAAACGTGAAGGGTCTTCGCACTGAGATTGGACTTGAGTGCAGCCCTAAGTTTACTGGAAAGACCACAAAGGATATAATCAATGACATGCAGGATAAGGACCGTGAGTGCAATTCTCTTGTGGAGAAGGCTGCCAAACTGAGTCTGACCATTGATGATTTGACCTCAGAGTTGGCTAACACAGTCACatcaaaaacacttttagaGGATCAAGTGCAGTCATTACAGCAAAATCTCAAAGATATGACAAATAATCAACGCCGCCTGCTGAAATTGTGGGAAGACAAGAAGATCCAGAGGGATCAACCCCCTGCCCTGCCTGCAATTATCCAGAAACCTGCACAGAAACCATTTGCCCATAAAGCCATTCAAACTGAGATGTCCGTCAATTCATCGCAAAAGCTCCCAGTCAATGCATTTGAGATCAAGCAATTCTCTCTGGAGCATGACAAAAAGACAGTTTTGGATAAACACAGTTTCCCAACTTATGGAAATGACTTTcatcatgaaaataaatctttcaTGCACGACGAAACTAATGGAATTAAGAATTGACTTAACTCATTGACTGCAGTGAGAAAGTAAAGCAAGGATAAAGCAGATACTTATTAGTGTGTGATATAACTGTAAAtatcaaacaaacaagtaaaatagattcaatataaataatgtaaagttGATTTCTGGCTTGTTTTGGTGCCTTGTCTCATTTAATTCTATGACAATGTAGTTATTTCAGAATTTGTATCACTCTGTTTCAGTCAACATCTACCTGAAACAGCCTTTATAAGCTATGCTTTGTTAGCTTATACTTTTAAATCAAGCTTGATTTGGAAAGACTGGCCGAATTTACCAATATTGTTGAACAACGTAATTTAACTACAAGTTGTGTGACTGGCAACAGGCAGGTACACGGACAACTCTTAATCGGGGTCCTTCAGGGTCCTTTGAATGCATGTGGCGCGATATGGGAAACAGTGGATAATAGTTTGACAGTAGGAGATATTATTATCACCATTTGGCTCTCTATTTTTCCACCAACATGTTTTCTGCTGAGCAAAGCTGTTGGTTTGTCCGCAAGGTGAGTCTTTAACTTGTTATtctcaaaagagaaaatgtatcGCGTGTGTTTGCGTACATCACCGTTAGCCTCTGTGTTTATGCTAGCTGTGATTGTAGCTAACTTTCAGCTTTCTTTAATCgagaaaaaggtaaaaaaaaagttacaaaacaagaaaggaaagttataaaatataaagtaagcTGGCACAGTTCATGAGCATACACCATACACGAAAATaagttaaagaaatacaaaggaTGATCAAGAGCAGTAAAAGCGTTGTTTTGAAATATAGGGTAGTTAACGTACTTTAgacaattacaataaaatacatcaacacGATTCAGTCTTAAGTTACGTTTTTTGAATGAGATGAATTTAAATGACTTGGAGAAGTGAGCTAAAATCAGCAGGAATACTTTAAAAAGAGAGGTTTTTAGTCAAATTGCAGAAACGTAAATATGATTTAAGCAGCGCTTTCATCACACCATCAACACAATAAGATCTAAAAAGTGAAAACtcaattatttaataaagttaatgtgtttatttgtctatTTCAACATGAGAATATTTGAACTTAAAACATAAGATGATCCGGCTCTGTCATAGCAATTACTGAAGTTACCATATCATCGTTTAGCATTTCCGAAATGATAAAACGATAATCTCTTACTTCTTAACGTACATTCTCGACGTTTTCAACCTGCTCTGTCTTTGAGTTagtaattgtgtgtttgtgaagtatTTAATAATGACTGGCTGTTTTTGTACAGGTAATTTGCTGGAGAGCTGTGGCGAGTATTGCTTGGGCTGTCCTATTGTTGCCACCCATCACAGCCGTTTTTGTAATCCTCAGCAGGTTCAGTCTCCTTCATCCGATCCAGACGGTATCAGGTCagtcaaaatgttctttgtgaTGTGAGACTCACAGCTCACTAAAGTTGTCTGAAGCTCAATGtggacttcttttttttttacatgcagaATGTCTGACCTTCTTAACGAGTGCAAGTGTCATATTCTCCTTCATCCTGCTTTGTGGAGTCATCATCATGGTGGGGTTCCTCAACCTGGAATATTatacaggtgagagacaggaggcccttgttgttgttgttgttgttgttgttgttgttgttgttgttgttgttgttgttgttgataacATGTAAACGGCTTTGTCTTGCTAGTTTAGGCTTTAAGCTTATCAGAACGATGAGACACTTCATGAGCCTATGTATACAATACATACCGTTGGGTTCTTAAATCAGAAGTGACAGATCACTGTGAAAGTAAAGGGGTTGTCTTAaagttatacattttatataggACAACATCATTTGATACATCGTTTCCTTATCAGATGGTTCATTGTAGGGTGATGAATGCATTTATAGAAAAACCTCACTTATTCTgaacattaataaatataatgaataatgaataatactTTTTGAACTGATTAACACTAAATATAATGTAAAGCATGATTCCCAAATGTACACTCCTTATCAATCATTCTAAAAATAACTACCCTTTTATAAATCAGGGTTGAGAACAGTGTTGGGTTGAAAGCCCAATATTTGACATCCAGCATATGATTGCACAATGaatgtttcccctctgtgggatgagtAAAGGCattctgattttgattctgatagTAACACTGTTGTTTCTCTTCAGTCATTCCAACTATTGCATGCTCGAAAATCGCCCTGTTGGGTCAGCTGCTCCACCCTCGTCACTTTGTCAATTCCCTGGCCCACTGCATCATGGGAATAATCGTGGCTTGGTGTTGTGCCATCACCATCGGGGGCAGATATGAGGCGGTCGCCTACCCTTGCACACCGGGGGATGGGTAAGCATCTACTACATAACTATCATGTTGACTAACCATGGTTCATCCATCGTCTGATTTGCTCAATTTGTTTTCAGCGCTGACAGCTCTCATCAGATGTGTCTGAACGAGTATCACTTCATCCTTCTGCTGGCTGGAGCCTTCGTTGGGTTATCTCACAGTATGCTGGGTGTGATCTACAACATGAACTATGTGCCTTTTCACACTGTTCAGGTATGTGATGCGACTCATTTATCTCACTAATGATCATAGTGGACGGAtgagaagaggtgtgttttgagtcTTCTTTTGAATTGATCAACTGAGATTGGAAGACGATTCCAAAAAAAGTGTCTCTGTTTGAAGAAGCTCTGCCATTATGATATACTATTAATGTTAACTCATTATTATTTTCCCCCAGCAATACAAATACCTTCGCTTTAAGGGATCCCTACCTATGTTGGTGAAGTGCAGTGCCACTCAGGCGCTTTACTCGGTCAGGAACtacattgttttgtatttctttttgggTAAGTTTATTCAGTTAATTCAATCCACATTAAATATTTCACTAATACTCCTGCTCCTTAAAGGAATACTCCGGAGTAGATTCACCCTAGGTTAATTTGAACCGT contains these protein-coding regions:
- the zgc:113691 gene encoding uncharacterized protein zgc:113691; the protein is MANSNGKAEKVSKFETLRLLEKCRKERDDAMQREGVLREKLRQNESRMRSTEALKQKMKTLAVENKELRKNVKGLRTEIGLECSPKFTGKTTKDIINDMQDKDRECNSLVEKAAKLSLTIDDLTSELANTVTSKTLLEDQVQSLQQNLKDMTNNQRRLLKLWEDKKIQRDQPPALPAIIQKPAQKPFAHKAIQTEMSVNSSQKLPVNAFEIKQFSLEHDKKTVLDKHSFPTYGNDFHHENKSFMHDETNGIKN